The segment ACGGCACCATCAAGCACGTGCTCACCGGCCTCAACCCCCAGACCTGTGATGTCATCAGCTTCAAGGTCCCCACGGCTGAGGATCTCGCCCACGACTTCTTGTGGCGCATCCACAAGTACACTCCGGGACGTGGGCTGATCTCCGTCTTCAACCGCTCCCACTATGAGGACGTGCTTGTCGTCCGCGTCCACAACCTGGTCCCCCCAGAGGTCTGGAAGGCGCGCTACGACCGCATCAACGAGTTCGAGTACCTCCTGGCGGAGAAGGGCACGCGGGTCATCAAGTTCTTCCTCCATATCTCCAAGGAGGAGCAGCGTCAGCGCCTTCAGGAGCGCCTTGATGACCCGCAGAAGCACTGGAAGATCTCCGACGCAGATGTGCCCGAGCGTGAGCTATGGGACGACTACATGAAGGCCTACGAGGAAGCGATGTCTCGCTGCAGCACCTCCTATGCCCCCTGGTACGTCATCCCCGCGAACCACAAGTGGTACCGGAACATGATGGTGGCCGAGATCATCGCCAAGACGCTCAAGGACATGAACCCCAAGTGGCCGCCGCCGCAAGTCGACCTGAGCAAGATCGTGATCAAGTAGCGCCGCCGATGCGGCCCGACAGTGAGTGATCTATGGAAGAGGAGCTCTTCACCCATTTCGCCGATCCCGAACACACCCGCGCAGGCCTGCGTCAGGCCGGCTATGTCGCCACTCGCGTCATCTGCACGGCGGTCTACCTCGCCGACCGACTGGACAAACCGCTACTGGTCGAGGGCCCGCCGGGAGTGGGGAAGACGGAGCTTGCCAAAGCCTGCGCAACAGCCCTGCACCGAGACCTTCTGCGCTTGCAGTGCTACGAAGGTCTCGACGAGTCCAAGGCCCTCTATGAGTGGGAGTACGCCAAGCAGCTCCTCTACGCCCAGGTCCTGAAGGAGAAGCTGGACGAGCTGCTGCAGGGCGCTGCCTCCTTCGACGAGGCCATCACGCGCCTGGAAGGTCAGGAGAGCGGCTTCTTCTCCGAGGCCTTCCTGCTGCCACGGCCCCTGCTGCGTGCCATCACTTCGGACGCCCCGGTTGTCCTGCTGATCGATGAGATCGACCGGGCCGACGAAGAGTTCGAGGCCTTCCTGCTGGAGCTGCTCAGCGACTACCAGGTCAGTGTGCCCGAGTTGGGGACCTTGCGTGCCCGGCATGTCCCCCTGGTGATTCTCACCAGCAACGCCACGCGCGAAGTCTCCGATGCCCTCCGCCGCCGCTGCCTGCACCTATTCATCGACTTCCCCTCCGCGCAGGAGGAGACCGAGATCGTCAAGCTCAAGGTGCCCGACATCGAGGAGCGACTGGCCCGCAAGCTGGTGGCGATGGTCCACCGGCTGCGAAGTTGGGACCTGGAGAAGGTGCCCACTCTCAGCGAGACTCTCGACTGGGCACGGGCCCTCGTGGCACTCAGTGCCGATATGCTCGATGCCGAGTTGGTGGAGCAGACCCTCGGCGTCATCCTCAAGACGAGGCTGGACCTGGACAAAGGGCGCCGCGAGGTCCGCAACCTCCTGAAGGCCTGACGAAACTCAATCCTACCCATGCAGCAACTGCTCTTGCGCTTTGTGAATCGGCTTCGCGCCCGGGGACTGGACATCTCTCCCGGCGAACACCTCGACGCCCTCTCGGCCGTGGAGACCCTTCGGCTGGAAGATCGGGTGGCGATACGCGAGGCGCTGCGTGCAACCCTGGTCAAGCAGGAGGAGTACCGCAAGGTCTTCGATGAGGAGTTCGCTGCCTTCTTCGCCGCACCGCCGCTGCCCCGAAAAGAGGGGAGAGGCAAGAGGGCCGGAGGCGGCATCAGCAAGCCGCAGCAGACCGGGCACGGTCCTGCCGTGGGGGAGAGGTCCTTGGCCCGTGGAGTCGGCGGCGAGCGCCCCCAGTCTCAAGAGCGCCCGGGTGGATCGCAGGGGATGCCTCGCTCGACGGACTACCGGACCGCTCAGACCGGCCGGGCTCCCTCTGCCGAGCCTGAACCCGGACCCGGCAAGACCCTCGTCACCTTTCGGGGCGTGCAGCCACCGGAAGCAAAGCGGTCGGTGCAGGCCCTCGCCCGGACCGAGCTGAAGCGGCTCAGCGATTCCGACATTCGCGAACTCCGGCGTCATGTGCGGACCATGGCTCGACGCCTCGCAAGCCGACTGTCGCGTCGCCGCACCTCCTCACGCCGGGGACAGGTGGACGTGAAGCGCACCTTGCGCCGCAGCCTGCAGTTCGGCGGCGTCCCCTTCCTCCTTGCGCATCGGGCTCGGAAGCGCAAGCGCCCCGAGGTCGTGGTCCTGTGCGATGTCTCCGGGTCAGTGATCCGCGCCGGGGAGCTGATGGTCGAGTTCCTGCAGGCCTTGTATCAGGACATCGCCCACCTGCGAGTCTTCGCCTTCACCAATCGCGTCGCCGAGATCACCGGACTGATGGGGAGCACGCGTGAGCTGTCGGAGCTGGTGGCCTCCGCCGGTCTCGATCCGAACGCCTTCAGCGACTTCGGCAGCGCCTGCTACGATCTGATCACCCGCTTCCCGGGCGTTACAGGTCGGCGCAGCACGCTCCTGATCATGGGCGACGCACGCAACAACTATGGGGACTCAATGGTCTGGGCCTTCGAGGAGATCGCCCGACCGGCGCGCCTTGTGATATGGCTGGTGCCGGAGGGCAAGGAGAGATGGAACACGGGGGACAGTCGCATCGGGGACTACGCAGGACTATGTGATACCGTCGCAGAGGCCCATACCCTCGAGCGCCTGCTGCGAGCCCTGACCACTGCGTGATACCGCGGGACAGGCTAGGCCCTGCCGCCTGCGGGTGACAGCGCCTTGAGCACCGCCGCCACGACCTCCTCCACCTCAAGAGCCTTCATGCAAGCATAGTCGGTGCAGGTGGGATGGGCGTAGCAGGGCTGGCACGGGAAGGGCTTCTGCAAGACGACGTGCTGCGGACCGTAGGGACCGGTGCGCTCGGGATTCGCCGGGCCAAAGAGGGCCACCACCGGCTTGCCCACTGCCGCCGCAAGATGCATCGGCCCGGTATCACCCGACACCGCAACATCG is part of the Armatimonadia bacterium genome and harbors:
- a CDS encoding polyphosphate kinase 2 family protein; amino-acid sequence: MANNLMVKPGSKVRLKDYNPDANNGWEKDDPRCQSKLSSDLQTMAALQEMLFAENKQSLLIVLQAMDAGGKDGTIKHVLTGLNPQTCDVISFKVPTAEDLAHDFLWRIHKYTPGRGLISVFNRSHYEDVLVVRVHNLVPPEVWKARYDRINEFEYLLAEKGTRVIKFFLHISKEEQRQRLQERLDDPQKHWKISDADVPERELWDDYMKAYEEAMSRCSTSYAPWYVIPANHKWYRNMMVAEIIAKTLKDMNPKWPPPQVDLSKIVIK
- a CDS encoding MoxR family ATPase; this encodes MEEELFTHFADPEHTRAGLRQAGYVATRVICTAVYLADRLDKPLLVEGPPGVGKTELAKACATALHRDLLRLQCYEGLDESKALYEWEYAKQLLYAQVLKEKLDELLQGAASFDEAITRLEGQESGFFSEAFLLPRPLLRAITSDAPVVLLIDEIDRADEEFEAFLLELLSDYQVSVPELGTLRARHVPLVILTSNATREVSDALRRRCLHLFIDFPSAQEETEIVKLKVPDIEERLARKLVAMVHRLRSWDLEKVPTLSETLDWARALVALSADMLDAELVEQTLGVILKTRLDLDKGRREVRNLLKA
- a CDS encoding VWA domain-containing protein; protein product: MQQLLLRFVNRLRARGLDISPGEHLDALSAVETLRLEDRVAIREALRATLVKQEEYRKVFDEEFAAFFAAPPLPRKEGRGKRAGGGISKPQQTGHGPAVGERSLARGVGGERPQSQERPGGSQGMPRSTDYRTAQTGRAPSAEPEPGPGKTLVTFRGVQPPEAKRSVQALARTELKRLSDSDIRELRRHVRTMARRLASRLSRRRTSSRRGQVDVKRTLRRSLQFGGVPFLLAHRARKRKRPEVVVLCDVSGSVIRAGELMVEFLQALYQDIAHLRVFAFTNRVAEITGLMGSTRELSELVASAGLDPNAFSDFGSACYDLITRFPGVTGRRSTLLIMGDARNNYGDSMVWAFEEIARPARLVIWLVPEGKERWNTGDSRIGDYAGLCDTVAEAHTLERLLRALTTA